A stretch of the Archangium violaceum genome encodes the following:
- a CDS encoding TIGR02265 family protein — translation MPSDKNDLAQRIAICRPEDTVRGFIFKSVYGLVEQRVGSAGMDRMLQQLRVSKMPVDFFSYPAADFLRLLYAAVDVLEPQYPDLQDVFRACGASTVTGFFKSYVGNTLMRLIGGGEPKRALSTVHTVYSTLVSYGTREFRDLGEKRALITFRDDMQPVFFHEGALTEVLVVLCGNGRATGKALAVNHAEYLLEWS, via the coding sequence ATGCCTAGTGACAAGAACGATCTGGCTCAGCGGATTGCCATCTGCCGGCCCGAGGACACCGTACGCGGCTTCATCTTCAAGTCGGTGTACGGGCTCGTGGAGCAGCGCGTGGGCAGCGCGGGGATGGATCGTATGCTGCAGCAGCTCCGGGTCAGCAAGATGCCCGTGGATTTCTTCTCCTACCCGGCGGCGGACTTCCTGCGGTTGCTCTACGCGGCCGTGGACGTGCTGGAGCCGCAGTACCCGGACCTCCAGGACGTCTTCCGGGCGTGCGGGGCCTCCACGGTGACGGGCTTCTTCAAGTCCTACGTGGGCAACACGTTGATGAGGCTCATTGGGGGAGGGGAGCCCAAGCGGGCCCTCTCCACGGTCCACACCGTCTACTCCACCCTGGTCAGTTACGGCACGCGCGAGTTCCGGGACCTGGGGGAGAAGCGGGCGCTCATCACCTTCCGCGACGACATGCAGCCCGTGTTCTTCCACGAGGGGGCCCTCACCGAGGTCCTGGTGGTGCTGTGCGGCAATGGTAGGGCCACGGGCAAGGCGCTCGCGGTGAACCACGCGGAGTACCTGCTGGAGTGGTCCTGA
- a CDS encoding class I SAM-dependent methyltransferase has product MSAIADFIDVAEELRKGLVRLTEELQHGLPERLARFPRDPQQRQAMQEEQAALLKRRLPELTAWLDRHFARLTELDSHLTEEERERALEHHRSAVQPFFLQSPFVRRAVDKPLGYPGDYVTVEMIFGTEDQGVSTMARLLSHYALHVGPAQAHRARPPWVMGHLRRHEQELGRPLRVLSFACGPEHVLREYTALGGTGSFVLCDFDPAPLDYCRRQFEKLARMPRGGVPPPELNFVQLSTYQLIRYRDSLDKLRLPSGPLDVVVAAGILDYLKDNVVTRLLDLMASLLAPGGLLLLTNLHQQNDWRSFMEYVGDWSVHHRTRQQFQTLCEGPGERRMLTRELSADATGTNLFWAGQRQG; this is encoded by the coding sequence ATGTCCGCCATCGCTGACTTCATCGACGTCGCGGAGGAGCTCCGCAAAGGGCTCGTCCGGCTCACTGAGGAATTGCAGCACGGACTCCCCGAACGCCTGGCGCGCTTCCCGAGAGACCCGCAGCAGCGTCAGGCGATGCAGGAGGAGCAGGCCGCGCTGCTCAAGAGGCGCCTGCCGGAGCTCACCGCCTGGCTCGACCGCCACTTCGCCCGGCTGACGGAGCTGGACTCCCACCTCACGGAGGAGGAGCGCGAGCGGGCGCTGGAGCACCACCGCTCGGCCGTCCAGCCCTTCTTCCTGCAGAGCCCCTTCGTGCGGCGCGCCGTGGACAAGCCCCTGGGCTACCCCGGGGACTACGTGACGGTGGAGATGATCTTCGGCACCGAGGATCAGGGCGTCTCCACCATGGCCCGGCTGCTCTCCCATTATGCGCTCCACGTGGGGCCTGCCCAGGCCCACCGCGCGCGTCCGCCCTGGGTGATGGGCCACCTGCGCCGGCATGAGCAGGAGCTGGGGCGCCCCCTGCGGGTGCTCTCCTTCGCATGCGGGCCCGAGCACGTGCTGCGTGAGTACACGGCCCTGGGTGGCACCGGCAGCTTCGTGCTGTGCGACTTCGATCCCGCTCCGCTCGACTATTGCCGCCGGCAATTCGAGAAGCTCGCGCGCATGCCTCGCGGCGGGGTGCCTCCACCCGAGCTCAACTTCGTCCAGCTCTCCACCTACCAGCTCATCCGCTACCGGGACTCCCTGGACAAGCTCCGCCTGCCGAGCGGCCCCCTGGACGTGGTGGTGGCGGCGGGCATCCTGGACTACCTCAAGGACAACGTCGTCACCCGGTTGCTGGACCTGATGGCGTCACTGCTCGCCCCTGGCGGATTGCTGCTGCTGACGAACCTCCATCAGCAGAACGACTGGCGCTCCTTCATGGAGTACGTGGGGGACTGGAGCGTGCACCACCGCACGCGCCAACAGTTCCAGACGCTCTGCGAGGGACCAGGAGAGCGGAGGATGCTCACACGAGAGCTCTCCGCCGACGCGACGGGCACCAACCTCTTCTGGGCCGGCCAGCGCCAGGGGTGA
- a CDS encoding peptidoglycan DD-metalloendopeptidase family protein, with translation MRLASAFLCLGLLFAAPFAEASIRYTVKNRRIEPNQPLAVALQEAGLPPEQTAAVISALEGVFDFRKSRVGDQFRLVIREGELDFFGYRQSAVDEWQVRRDGDKFVGSKRAIEVEKKVALVSLEINNSLYEAALAAGEDPLIGMVLADVFAWDIDFYRDVRKGDRARALVEKFVSKGRILRYGEVLAATYEGESVGTKRVFRYELPDGKASFFQEDGASARKAFLKSPLKYAHVTSGFGSRFHPVLRYVKAHNGVDYAASIGTPVWAVADGTVTVAGNTGAGGNTVCLRHTNGFETCYLHLSKYGAGVRVGARVSQKQVIAYSGNTGRSTGPHLHYALKRGGRYVNPLNQNFPRTEPLPKNLMADFRAKIAPLAQQLDAVSVATAGVGAQQ, from the coding sequence ATGAGACTCGCCAGCGCCTTCCTGTGCCTGGGCCTGCTGTTCGCCGCGCCCTTCGCCGAAGCCTCGATCCGTTACACCGTCAAGAACCGCCGCATCGAGCCGAACCAGCCGCTCGCGGTGGCGCTGCAGGAGGCGGGGCTGCCGCCGGAGCAGACGGCGGCGGTCATCTCCGCGCTCGAGGGCGTGTTCGACTTCCGCAAGTCGCGCGTGGGAGACCAGTTCCGCCTGGTCATCCGCGAGGGCGAGCTGGACTTCTTCGGCTACCGGCAGAGCGCGGTGGACGAGTGGCAGGTGCGCCGGGACGGCGACAAGTTCGTCGGCAGCAAGCGCGCCATCGAGGTGGAGAAGAAGGTGGCGTTGGTGTCGCTGGAGATCAACAACTCGCTCTACGAGGCGGCGCTGGCCGCGGGTGAGGATCCGCTCATCGGCATGGTGCTGGCGGACGTGTTCGCCTGGGACATCGACTTCTACCGGGACGTGCGCAAGGGAGACCGGGCGCGGGCGCTGGTGGAGAAGTTCGTCTCCAAGGGCCGCATCCTGCGCTACGGCGAGGTGCTGGCGGCCACGTACGAGGGCGAGTCGGTGGGCACCAAGCGCGTCTTCCGCTACGAGCTGCCGGATGGGAAGGCCAGCTTCTTCCAGGAGGACGGGGCGAGCGCGCGCAAGGCCTTCCTCAAGAGCCCGCTGAAGTACGCGCACGTCACCAGCGGCTTCGGCAGCCGCTTCCACCCGGTGCTCCGGTACGTGAAGGCGCACAACGGCGTGGACTACGCGGCGAGCATCGGCACGCCGGTGTGGGCCGTGGCCGATGGCACCGTCACCGTGGCGGGCAACACGGGCGCCGGCGGCAACACCGTCTGCCTGCGGCACACCAACGGCTTCGAGACGTGCTACCTGCACCTGTCGAAGTACGGCGCGGGCGTGCGCGTGGGCGCGCGGGTGAGCCAGAAGCAGGTCATCGCCTACTCGGGCAACACCGGCCGCAGCACCGGCCCCCACCTGCACTACGCCCTCAAGCGCGGTGGCCGCTACGTCAACCCGCTCAACCAGAACTTCCCTCGCACGGAGCCGCTGCCCAAGAACCTGATGGCGGACTTCCGCGCGAAGATCGCCCCCCTGGCCCAGCAGCTCGACGCCGTCTCCGTGGCCACCGCCGGGGTGGGGGCCCAGCAGTAA
- a CDS encoding SpoVR family protein, with protein sequence MPKSLTPQLSRLKEEIEGYARAFGLDFFETIFEVVSYDELNMVASYGGFPTRYPHWRWGMEYEQLSKGYEYGLSKIYELVINNDPCYAYLLESNSDVDQKLVMAHVYGHCDFFKNNFSFRHTNRRMIDDMANHATRVRRWIDKIGVEKVEDFIDRTLSLENLIDQHAPHIRRNPDPKRAEDEMKSNERVEGFKVDREYMRGFINPSEFLDSQRKKVEDEKQKAKKFPERPQRDVLLFLLENAPLEPWESDVLSIIRDEAYYFAPQGQTKIMNEGWASYWHSTIMTRRALKDDEVIDYADRHSGTMGTRPGALNPYKLGIELWRDIEERWNKGRFGKEWDECDDLRARRSWDKRLGMGREKIFEVRKHYNDITFIDTFLTPEFAIEQKLFVYGFNEKRNSWEILDREFRKVKNKLLQGLTNFGQPIIEVVDGNHENRGELLLAHKHDGQDLKPDYARETLRNLQSLWRRPTCIITRYDNKGVLLRFDGQNHTEKKIDL encoded by the coding sequence ATGCCCAAGAGCCTCACCCCGCAGTTGAGCAGGCTGAAGGAGGAGATCGAGGGCTACGCCCGCGCCTTCGGTCTCGACTTCTTCGAGACCATCTTCGAGGTCGTCAGCTACGACGAGCTCAACATGGTGGCCTCCTATGGAGGCTTCCCCACGCGCTACCCGCACTGGCGCTGGGGCATGGAGTACGAGCAGCTGTCCAAGGGGTACGAGTACGGGCTCTCGAAGATCTACGAGCTCGTCATCAACAACGACCCCTGCTACGCGTACCTGCTGGAGAGCAACTCGGACGTGGATCAGAAGCTCGTGATGGCGCACGTGTACGGCCACTGCGACTTCTTCAAGAACAACTTCTCCTTCCGCCACACCAACCGCCGGATGATCGACGACATGGCGAACCACGCCACGCGCGTGCGCCGGTGGATCGACAAGATTGGCGTGGAGAAGGTGGAGGACTTCATCGACCGGACGCTGTCGCTGGAGAACCTCATCGACCAGCACGCCCCGCACATCCGCCGCAACCCGGACCCCAAGCGGGCCGAGGACGAGATGAAGTCCAACGAGCGGGTGGAGGGCTTCAAGGTGGACCGCGAGTACATGCGCGGCTTCATCAACCCCTCCGAGTTCCTCGACAGCCAGCGCAAGAAGGTGGAGGACGAGAAGCAGAAGGCCAAGAAGTTCCCCGAGCGTCCCCAGCGCGACGTGCTGCTCTTCCTGTTGGAGAACGCCCCGCTCGAGCCGTGGGAGTCGGACGTCCTCTCCATCATCCGCGACGAGGCGTATTACTTCGCGCCCCAGGGCCAGACGAAGATCATGAACGAGGGGTGGGCCAGCTACTGGCACTCCACCATCATGACGCGGCGGGCGCTGAAGGATGACGAGGTCATCGACTACGCGGACCGGCACTCGGGCACCATGGGGACCCGGCCCGGCGCGCTCAACCCGTACAAGCTGGGCATCGAGCTGTGGCGGGACATCGAAGAGCGCTGGAACAAGGGCCGCTTCGGCAAGGAGTGGGACGAGTGCGACGACCTGCGCGCGCGCCGCTCCTGGGACAAGAGGCTGGGCATGGGCCGCGAGAAGATCTTCGAGGTCCGCAAGCACTACAACGACATCACCTTCATCGACACGTTCCTCACGCCCGAGTTCGCCATCGAGCAGAAGCTGTTCGTCTACGGCTTCAACGAGAAGCGCAACTCGTGGGAGATCCTCGACCGTGAGTTCCGCAAGGTGAAGAACAAGCTGTTGCAGGGGCTCACCAACTTCGGGCAGCCGATCATCGAGGTGGTGGACGGCAACCACGAGAACCGGGGCGAGCTGCTGCTGGCGCACAAGCACGACGGGCAGGACCTGAAGCCGGACTACGCGCGCGAAACCCTGCGCAACCTGCAGTCGCTGTGGCGGCGTCCGACGTGCATCATCACGCGCTACGACAACAAGGGCGTGTTGCTGCGCTTCGACGGCCAGAACCACACGGAAAAGAAGATCGACCTCTAG
- a CDS encoding DUF444 family protein, with product MSLRIHQDHSRFKQIVRGKIKSNLRKYVQKGEMIGKKGKDTIAIPIPFIDIPHFKYGHKEQGGVGQGDGEVGQQLSPGAVQPGDGHQAGQGEGDHSLEVDVTLDELAQILGEELQLPNIERRHNEKIVTQRIKYTGVNTTGPESLRHFKRTYKQALKRQIAMGTYDPARPIIIPTREDRRYRSYKLQELPETNAVIIYMMDVSGSMGDEQKEIVRIESFWLDTWLRHQYKGLEARYIIHDAVAREVDRDTFFHTRESGGTMISSAYKLCRDIIKADYPKSAWNIYPFHFSDGDNWSADDTRQCIEMLREDILPSVNQFAYGQVESPYGSGQFIKDLREAIGDSTNVALSEIADKDAIYASIKDFLGKGR from the coding sequence GTGTCACTGCGGATCCACCAAGACCACTCGCGCTTCAAACAGATCGTCCGCGGGAAGATCAAATCCAACCTGCGCAAGTACGTGCAGAAGGGGGAGATGATCGGCAAGAAGGGGAAGGACACCATCGCCATCCCCATCCCGTTCATCGACATTCCCCACTTCAAGTACGGCCACAAGGAGCAGGGCGGAGTCGGACAGGGAGATGGAGAGGTGGGTCAGCAGCTCTCCCCGGGCGCCGTACAGCCCGGGGATGGGCACCAGGCCGGCCAGGGAGAGGGTGACCACTCCCTGGAGGTCGATGTCACCCTGGACGAGCTGGCTCAGATCCTCGGCGAGGAGCTCCAGCTCCCCAACATCGAGCGCCGGCACAACGAGAAGATCGTCACACAGCGGATCAAGTACACCGGCGTCAACACCACCGGTCCCGAGTCCCTGCGTCACTTCAAGCGCACCTACAAACAGGCGCTCAAGCGGCAGATCGCGATGGGGACGTACGACCCCGCGCGGCCCATCATCATCCCCACCCGCGAGGACCGTCGCTACCGCAGCTACAAGCTGCAGGAGCTGCCGGAGACCAACGCCGTCATCATCTACATGATGGACGTGTCGGGCTCGATGGGTGACGAGCAGAAGGAGATCGTCCGCATCGAGAGCTTCTGGCTCGATACGTGGTTGCGCCACCAGTACAAGGGCCTGGAGGCGCGCTACATCATCCATGACGCCGTGGCGCGCGAGGTGGACCGGGATACGTTCTTCCACACCCGCGAGTCCGGCGGCACGATGATCTCCAGCGCCTACAAGCTGTGCCGCGACATCATCAAGGCGGACTACCCGAAGAGCGCGTGGAACATCTATCCGTTCCACTTCTCGGACGGCGACAACTGGAGCGCGGACGACACGCGCCAGTGCATCGAGATGCTCCGCGAGGACATCCTCCCGAGCGTCAACCAGTTCGCCTACGGCCAGGTGGAGAGCCCCTATGGCAGCGGTCAGTTCATCAAGGATCTGCGCGAGGCCATCGGGGATTCCACCAACGTCGCCCTGAGCGAGATCGCCGACAAGGACGCCATCTACGCCTCCATCAAGGATTTCCTCGGCAAGGGTCGCTGA
- a CDS encoding PrkA family serine protein kinase gives MKDVEMKGSWVAKIAALQDAKTYAELNWEGSFEDYLEIVRKNPKVTRTAFQRIYDMILSHGKTEYIDNKKKLIRYHFFSDEKFGGRDAIFGLDVPLMKLVNVFKSAAQGYGTEKRVILLHGPVGSSKSTIARLLKKGLEDYSKSPEGAAYTFSWLTDKKGPDGSTVREKMKCPMNEEPLNLIPKEWRSKVFTELCPPDSGYTIPDGSELCPACRFVFKDLMTQYKGDFGKVMEHVRVNRLIFSEKDRVGIGTFQPKDEKNQDSTELTGDINYRKIAEYGSDSDPRAFNFDGEFNIANRGLIEFVEVLKLDVAFLYDLLGASQEHKIKPKKFPQTDIDEVIIGHTNEPEYKKLENNEFMEALRDRTVKIDIPYITKLSEEVKIYEKDFNSRAIKGKHIAPHTLEMAAMWAVLTRLEEPKKHNLSLLQKLKLYNGKTLPNFTEDNIKELRKEASREGLEGISARYIQDKISNALVSDKGEGCINPFMVLNELEAGLKGHSLINSEDARKRFREMLTSVKQEYEDIVKNEVQRAISADEDAIGKLCGNYIDNIKAYTQKEKVRNKYTGLYEEPDERLMRSIEEKIDIPDSRKDDFRREIMNYIGALAVDGKSFNYRTNERLHKALELKLFEDQKDSIKLKNLVSTVVDKETQEKIDLVKDRLMKNYGYCEICSTDVLNFVASIFARGDAKE, from the coding sequence ATGAAGGACGTTGAGATGAAGGGTTCGTGGGTCGCGAAGATCGCCGCGTTGCAGGACGCGAAGACCTACGCGGAGCTCAACTGGGAGGGCTCCTTCGAGGACTACCTCGAGATCGTCCGCAAGAACCCGAAAGTGACCCGCACCGCATTCCAGAGGATCTACGACATGATCCTCTCCCACGGGAAGACGGAGTACATCGACAACAAGAAGAAGCTCATCCGCTACCACTTCTTCAGCGACGAGAAGTTCGGCGGACGCGACGCCATCTTCGGCCTCGACGTCCCCCTCATGAAGCTGGTGAACGTCTTCAAGTCCGCGGCCCAGGGCTACGGCACCGAGAAGCGCGTCATCCTCCTTCACGGACCGGTGGGCTCCTCCAAGTCCACCATCGCGCGCCTGCTCAAGAAGGGTCTGGAGGACTACTCCAAGTCGCCCGAGGGGGCCGCCTACACCTTCTCCTGGCTCACCGACAAGAAGGGCCCGGATGGCTCCACCGTCCGCGAGAAGATGAAGTGCCCGATGAACGAGGAGCCCCTCAACCTCATCCCCAAGGAGTGGCGCTCCAAGGTCTTCACCGAGCTCTGCCCTCCCGACAGCGGCTACACCATCCCGGATGGCAGCGAGCTGTGCCCCGCCTGCCGCTTCGTCTTCAAGGACCTGATGACGCAGTACAAGGGCGACTTCGGCAAGGTGATGGAGCACGTCCGCGTCAACCGCCTCATCTTCAGCGAGAAGGACCGCGTCGGCATCGGCACCTTCCAGCCCAAGGACGAGAAGAACCAGGACTCCACCGAGCTCACCGGTGACATCAACTACCGGAAGATCGCCGAGTACGGCTCGGACTCCGACCCGCGCGCCTTCAACTTCGACGGCGAGTTCAACATCGCCAACCGCGGCCTCATCGAGTTCGTCGAGGTGCTCAAGCTCGACGTGGCCTTCCTCTACGATCTCCTCGGGGCTTCGCAGGAGCACAAGATCAAGCCCAAGAAGTTCCCCCAGACGGACATCGACGAGGTCATCATCGGGCACACCAACGAGCCCGAGTACAAGAAGCTCGAGAACAACGAGTTCATGGAGGCCTTGCGCGACCGTACGGTGAAGATCGACATCCCGTACATCACCAAGCTCAGCGAGGAAGTGAAGATCTACGAGAAGGACTTCAACTCCCGCGCCATCAAGGGCAAGCACATCGCCCCGCACACGCTGGAGATGGCCGCCATGTGGGCCGTCCTCACGCGCCTGGAGGAGCCCAAGAAGCACAACCTCTCGCTGTTGCAGAAGCTCAAGCTCTACAACGGCAAGACGCTCCCCAACTTCACCGAGGACAACATCAAGGAGCTGCGCAAGGAGGCCAGCCGCGAGGGCCTCGAGGGCATCAGCGCCCGCTACATCCAGGACAAGATCTCCAACGCCCTGGTGAGCGACAAGGGAGAGGGCTGCATCAACCCCTTCATGGTGCTCAACGAGCTGGAGGCCGGCCTCAAGGGCCACTCGCTCATCAACAGCGAGGACGCCCGCAAGCGCTTCCGCGAGATGCTCACCTCCGTGAAGCAGGAGTACGAGGACATCGTCAAGAACGAGGTCCAGCGCGCCATCAGCGCTGACGAGGACGCCATCGGCAAGCTGTGCGGCAACTACATCGACAACATCAAGGCCTACACCCAGAAGGAGAAGGTCCGCAACAAGTACACCGGCCTCTACGAGGAGCCGGATGAGCGCCTGATGCGCAGCATCGAGGAGAAGATCGACATCCCGGACAGCCGCAAGGACGACTTCCGCCGGGAGATCATGAACTACATCGGCGCGCTGGCCGTGGACGGCAAGAGCTTCAACTACCGGACCAACGAGCGGCTCCACAAGGCGCTCGAGCTCAAGCTGTTCGAGGACCAGAAGGACAGCATCAAGCTCAAGAACCTCGTGTCCACCGTGGTGGACAAGGAGACCCAGGAGAAGATCGACCTGGTCAAGGACCGGCTGATGAAGAACTACGGGTACTGCGAGATCTGCTCCACGGACGTGCTGAACTTCGTGGCCAGCATCTTCGCCCGTGGTGACGCCAAGGAATAG
- a CDS encoding hybrid sensor histidine kinase/response regulator, with product MARRAAMAIDNARLFSLAQTERQRAEEANRLKDGFLATVSHELRTPLTAMIGWVKMLRSGRLAPDKHARALETVDRNAQVQAQLIEDLLDVSRIISGKLRLETRPVHLTEVIREAMESVRPAADAKGIHLLAELDAEGDLVLGDPGRLQQVVWNLLSNAVKFSPGGSRVWVRLRRVEASVEVMVEVMVEDEGPGIPADFLPHIFERFRQLEGGTTRRHGGLGLGLAIVRHLVEQHGGTVRATSEGPGRGATFSVLLPPAQPRPAAPEASPARKLPALPALSAPKPPALVERRILVVDDEDDNREVLKVMLEEYGAHVVTAASAAEALRAVREVRPELLISDIGMPGEDGYRLISQVRALSAEEGGGVPAVALTAYARVEDRARALTAGFNMHVAKPVEPSELLTVLSNLVTLAPGS from the coding sequence GTGGCCCGCCGGGCGGCGATGGCCATCGACAACGCGCGGCTCTTCTCCCTGGCCCAGACGGAGCGCCAGCGCGCCGAGGAGGCCAACCGGCTCAAGGACGGCTTCCTGGCCACCGTCAGCCACGAGCTGCGCACGCCCCTCACCGCGATGATCGGCTGGGTGAAGATGCTGCGCAGCGGGCGGCTCGCCCCCGACAAGCACGCCCGGGCGCTCGAGACGGTGGACCGCAATGCCCAGGTGCAGGCCCAGCTCATCGAGGATCTGCTGGACGTGAGCCGCATCATCTCCGGCAAGCTGCGGTTGGAGACGCGGCCGGTACACCTGACGGAGGTCATCCGGGAGGCGATGGAGTCGGTGCGCCCCGCGGCGGACGCGAAGGGCATCCACCTGCTGGCGGAGCTGGACGCCGAGGGGGACCTGGTCCTGGGGGACCCGGGCCGGCTGCAGCAGGTGGTGTGGAACCTGCTCTCCAACGCGGTGAAGTTCTCGCCCGGGGGCAGCCGCGTCTGGGTACGGCTGCGGCGCGTGGAGGCCTCGGTGGAGGTGATGGTGGAGGTGATGGTGGAGGACGAGGGACCGGGGATTCCCGCGGACTTCCTGCCACACATCTTCGAGCGCTTCCGTCAACTGGAGGGAGGCACCACCCGGCGGCACGGAGGACTGGGCCTGGGACTGGCCATCGTCCGTCACCTGGTGGAGCAGCACGGCGGCACGGTGCGGGCCACTAGCGAGGGACCCGGCCGGGGCGCCACCTTCAGCGTCCTCCTGCCGCCCGCCCAGCCCCGCCCGGCCGCGCCGGAGGCCTCCCCTGCCCGGAAGCTCCCGGCCCTCCCCGCCCTCTCGGCCCCCAAGCCCCCCGCGCTCGTCGAGCGGCGCATCCTCGTGGTGGATGACGAGGACGACAACCGCGAGGTGCTCAAGGTGATGCTGGAGGAGTACGGGGCGCACGTCGTCACCGCCGCCTCCGCCGCCGAGGCCCTGCGTGCCGTGCGCGAGGTCCGGCCCGAGTTGCTCATCTCGGACATCGGCATGCCCGGCGAGGACGGGTACCGGCTCATCTCCCAGGTGCGCGCGCTCTCGGCCGAGGAGGGAGGTGGGGTGCCAGCGGTGGCGCTCACGGCCTATGCCCGGGTGGAGGACCGGGCGCGCGCCCTGACGGCCGGCTTCAACATGCACGTGGCCAAGCCCGTGGAGCCCTCCGAGCTCCTGACCGTCCTCTCCAACCTGGTGACGCTCGCGCCGGGGAGCTAG
- a CDS encoding tetratricopeptide repeat protein, protein MLASRSLRHVVLALAATLAVGCAPSLKVNVLQPARVNLGAAKSLTVVQTEGRKGARDFLVDELTRQARTGGYFQVADRTDEGIVVKVAGRSVQIINAGTGPAQTQDEIGIRIDVNDWDAEKKTEIIKDKDSKGRVTEREVKFYEAKTVASVTAFNTAGKALLAEQEYETVGRGEDKDEAITHAARALVSQLLRDITPTYVTKSIRLDGDDKAQEPIIDMAREGNVPRAITEMESYVQSNPQNASALYNLAVLLDATGKYPEALELYTKAISLSAKDYYVDMKSECARRLADQQALSR, encoded by the coding sequence ATGCTGGCTTCCCGTTCCTTGCGTCACGTCGTGCTCGCGCTCGCCGCCACCCTGGCGGTGGGCTGTGCCCCGAGCCTGAAGGTCAACGTCCTGCAGCCGGCCCGGGTGAACCTGGGCGCCGCCAAGAGTCTGACGGTGGTCCAGACGGAGGGCCGCAAGGGAGCCCGCGACTTCCTCGTCGACGAGCTGACGCGCCAGGCCCGTACCGGGGGCTACTTCCAGGTGGCGGACCGCACCGACGAGGGCATCGTCGTGAAGGTGGCCGGCCGCTCCGTGCAGATCATCAACGCGGGCACCGGCCCCGCCCAGACGCAGGACGAGATCGGCATCCGCATCGACGTCAATGACTGGGACGCCGAGAAGAAGACGGAGATCATCAAGGACAAGGACAGCAAGGGCAGGGTCACCGAGCGCGAGGTGAAGTTCTACGAGGCCAAGACGGTGGCGAGCGTCACGGCCTTCAACACCGCGGGCAAGGCGCTGCTGGCCGAGCAGGAGTACGAGACGGTCGGCCGGGGCGAGGACAAGGACGAGGCCATCACCCACGCGGCCCGCGCGCTCGTGAGCCAGCTCCTGCGCGACATCACGCCCACGTACGTGACGAAGAGCATCCGCCTGGACGGGGACGACAAGGCGCAGGAGCCCATCATCGACATGGCGCGTGAGGGCAACGTGCCGCGCGCCATCACGGAGATGGAGTCCTACGTGCAGAGCAACCCGCAGAACGCCTCGGCCCTCTACAACCTGGCCGTGCTGCTGGACGCCACGGGCAAGTACCCCGAGGCGCTGGAGCTGTACACCAAGGCCATCTCCCTGTCCGCCAAGGACTACTACGTGGACATGAAGTCCGAGTGCGCCAGGCGCCTGGCGGACCAGCAGGCGCTCTCGCGGTAA